The genomic interval GAGCGCTTGCAGCTTTTGCAAGATGAAATTTTAGATGAGATTGCTGCAAAACACCTCAATAAAACCTATCCAGTTTATATTGATGAACTTCGTAACAGTGGTTTTTTAGCCGGTCGAAGCGATAACAATGCCCTTGTGCAAATTAAAGGTGATGAGAGCTTGCTCGGGCAAACAGTTACCATCAAAATCACCAATCCAAAACGTCTCTCCCTCTATGGCGAAATTGTTCTCTAAAGAGACCAAACGCAAACTCTTGGTGTGGATTCTTCCACGCCTTGCTTACGCGCTTATGAACCTTCTTTTCTTTACATGTAAAAAGAAATTTTACTATCAGCAACATGTTTTTGGTACTCCTACGCTTTATGCTATGTGGCATGGGGAGTTACTGATGGCAGCGTTAGCCTACCGACATTATTCGCAATGCACCCACATTAACACCGTTGATACGATCATCAGTCACCATTTTGATGGGGAGATGATCGCAAAATTGATGGGTTTTTATGGAGCAAAAGCGATTCGTGGAAGTTCTTCAAAAGGGGGTGTGTCTGTTTTGAGACATGCGTTAAAATCGCTTCAAAATGGGCGCGATATTGGTATCACCCCTGATGGTCCTAGAGGGCCAAGACACAGTGTTGCCGATGGCGTTGTAGCGCTTGCACGGATGAAAAAAGTGCCTATCATTGCTATGAATTGCAGACCAACGTCGTATTGGAAAATGAAAAGTTGGGATCAGTTTTGCATTCCAAAACCCTTTTGCACGTTAGAGTTCTACTACAGTGATCCTTTCTATGTGCATGAACTTTCACTCGAAGAGGCAAAGACGTTGATTCAAAAACGTCTTTTAGAACACGCTGTTTGATGCACTTCGCCCAAATGGCACCGCTTTTGCTTAATATTTTACAAAACTTAAGCAAGATTAGTCTAATATATAGTACTAATACAAATTAACACAAGAGTAGTGATGTGAACAAAGAGTCAGTAACATGGGCATAAGAACTGTTCTTCAGAAAAAATTTCAGAACCTTTTTGTGGCTGTTGTGTTAAGTGAGACTGAATGTACACTGCGTTGCAAGGTGCTCAAAGAGGGTGCCATTACCAGAACGTTTACCAAAACCTTTACGTTGTCTCCTCCACTGGATGCGCTTGATAAAAATCTTGAAAATTATTTGATGAATTTGCAAGATGAGTATCAGTTTGTCTACATCGCTTTTTTACTGGGTTCTCTAGGGCAAGGTGCCATTTCAGGTACGGGGAACAGTGCTTTTAGCAAGCACAGCGTTGATATGCAAAATGTTTACAACGTCGCTTTATTCAACCAATGGTCCGCGTATGCTTCGTTCATTGAGATCAAATGGGCTAAGAATCTCTTTTCTGAAGTAGGACTGGATTTTATCTACTCACCTTTTATTCTTTTAAGTGATTTTGTCGTTTCACAAAAACTTAAAAACAAGCCTACGTGCTATATTCTCAACTGCCAAGATTTCTTTATTTTAGCGATTTTCGAAGAGCGACAACTGCACTTTGGTGCTTTTTTCAAAACGCAAACGGACACAGCATTTACCCACAGCAACG from Sulfurospirillum multivorans DSM 12446 carries:
- a CDS encoding lysophospholipid acyltransferase family protein — its product is MAKLFSKETKRKLLVWILPRLAYALMNLLFFTCKKKFYYQQHVFGTPTLYAMWHGELLMAALAYRHYSQCTHINTVDTIISHHFDGEMIAKLMGFYGAKAIRGSSSKGGVSVLRHALKSLQNGRDIGITPDGPRGPRHSVADGVVALARMKKVPIIAMNCRPTSYWKMKSWDQFCIPKPFCTLEFYYSDPFYVHELSLEEAKTLIQKRLLEHAV